Proteins encoded within one genomic window of Vanrija pseudolonga chromosome 3, complete sequence:
- the RAT1 gene encoding 5'-3' exoribonuclease 2, translating into MGVPALFRWLSRKYPKIIQKVVEDTPSKVRGIDGEIVEVPIQFESENPNGFEVDNLYLDMNGIVHPCTHPEGKPAPETEEEMMVEIFKYTERVINMARPRKVIVMAIDGVAPRAKMNQQRSRRFRAAQEAAEKDEEKKQAIKMFEAMGQTVSEETKNKKSWDTNAITPGTPFMDLLSNSLKYWVSRKLTEDPGWKDMKVIISDSSVPGEGEHKIVDWIRRQRTYADWNPNTSHAIYGLDADLIMLSLATHEPNFRVLREDVFAQSQNRGGRPVCTNCDKPGHIAANCRQPKKAKDPNVVEKAKPVDPKPFIWLDVSILREYLQVELNVPHCPFPFNSELAIDDWIFLIFFVGNDFLPHLPSLEIREGAIDNLLKIWKAELPRMGGYLTNNGKVNLERTQYILDGLSAQEDQIFRQRKQDEERDEARQKRRRMEDHRRQDEEMAREGKMVMNGQEYVTVPPTNTGGDKKHPSLPQRPGFDTEPKEAAAPPARKPGKKLSYAEQAKSLKEGLAAMSGSNSDIVNNRKAIRMANMSAAEALKAELSGDAPADDADVKPETEEQAEEEKPDEEQPEDSEDVKPEEEEEVDDNADDDADQSMDVDEKAAATGKKRKAGEDDDEDEEEEEDAEDPANPDDAHVTKKKLKVNPDGTVDYEDTVRLFEPGYRERYYRQKFGIELSDKEFIRQITTHYMEGLCWVLEYYYQGVPAWDWFYPYHYAPFAQDFTDIKDMDISFKVSQPFTPFAQLLGVFPAASRIHLPPPLQELMINEDSPILDFYPSDFEIDMNGKKMAWQGVALLPFIDQKRLLDALGSKVNLLTDDEKRRNKWGDNVMFIAEANMLYDPFCSLYTVKAPSAPVPVDTKLSYGVSGSVLADPSCVPNSTLETPIPGIEECPDLENNSAISVRYYFPRQTHRHRSELLRGYRPKAPRLTESDKDFVRRGGQGGGGRGGRHGPGNGYSNDGPGRGGDRGPRGGRSDHGPVRNLPGADRFGGGAGGYGGGGGYGGGGRNPYAAPPVNAYGGGGGYGGGNGGSYGGGYGGGGYGGYGSAGARNPYAAAPPNPYGGGGGRPNPYGAAPSSYGQPPSSYGGGGGYGGYGGAPAPRGGYGGGSGGSYGGSSYGGGRGGNAGGGGQHRRY; encoded by the exons ATG GGTGTTCCCGCCCTCTTCCGATGGCTGTCGAGGAAGTACCCCAAGATCATCCAAAAGGTGGTCGAGGACACGCCGTCCAAGGTACGCGGCATCGATGGGGAGATCGTCGAGGTCCCCATTCAGTTCGAGTCGGAGAACCCTAATGGATTCGAGGTCGATAACCTGTATC TCGACATGAACGGTATCGTCCACCCCTGTACACATCCGGAAGGCAAGCCTGCccccgagaccgaggaggagatgatGGTCGAGATCTTCAAGTACACCGAGCGAGTCATCAACATGGCTCGTCCCCGCAAGGTCATTGTCATGGCCATTGACGGTGTCGCGCCGCGTGCCAAGATGAACCAGCAGCGATCCCGTCGtttccgcgccgcgcaggaggcggccgagaaggacgaggagaagaagcaaGCCATCAAGATGTTCGAGGCCATGGGCCAAACTGTTTCTGAGGAGACCAAGAACAAAAAGTCGTGGGACACGAACGCGATTACACCCGGCACACCTTTCATGGACCTGCTCTCCAACAGTCTCAAGTACTGGGTTTCCAGGAAGCTAACCGAGGACCCTGGATGGAAGGAC ATGAAGGTCATCATCTCCGACTCGTCAGTGCCCGGTGAGGGTGAGCACAAGATTGTCGACTGGATCAGGAGGCAAAGGACATACGCCGACTGGAACCCCAACACGTCGCATGCCATCTACGGACTCGACGCCGATTTGATCATGCTTTCGCTCGCCACGCACGAGCCCAACTTCCGTGTCTTGCGTGAGGATGTGTTCGCCCAGAGCCAAAACAGAGGTGGCCGCCCGGTCTGCACCAACTGCGACAAGCCGGGACACATTGCTGCCAACTGCAGGCagcccaagaaggccaaggaccCCAACGTTGTggagaaggccaagcccgTCGACCCCAAGCCGTTCATCTGGCTCGACGTCTCCATCTTGCGAGAGTACCTCCAGGTTGAACTCAACGTCCCACATTGCCCCTTCCCCTTCAACTCGGAGCTTGCCATTGACGACTGGATCTTCCTCATCTTCTTTGTTGGTAACGATTTCTTGCCGCATCTCCCGTCGCTCGAGATCCGCGAGGGCGCCATCGACAACCTCCTCAAGATCTGGAAGGCCGAGCTTCCTCGCATGGGCGGCTACCTCACCAACAACGGCAAGGTCAACCTGGAGCGTACCCAGTACATTCTTGACGGCTTGTCCGCGCAAGAGGACCAAATCTTCCGCCAGCGCAagcaggacgaggagagagACGAGGCCAGGCAGAAGCGCCGCCGGATGGAGGACCACAGACGCCAGGACGAAGAGATGGCCAGAGAAGGCAAGATGGTGATGAACGGGCAGGAATATGTTACCGTGCCGCCGACAAACACTGGCGGCGACAAGAAGCACCCCTCATTACCGCAGCGCCCGGGCTTTGACACGGAGCCCAAGGAAGCTGCCGCTCCACCAGCACGCAAGCCTGGCAAGAAGCTCAGCtacgccgagcaggccaagtCTCTCAAGGAGGGCCTGGCTGCTATGAGCGGCAGCAACAGCGACATTGTCAACAACCGCAAGGCCATTCGAATGGCCAACATGTCGGCGGCTGAAGCGTTAAAGGCCGAGTTAAGCGGTGACGCCCCGGCGGATGACGCCGATGTCAAGCCTGAGACGGAGGaacaggccgaggaggagaagcctGATGAGGAGCAGCCAGAGGACTCTGAAGACGTCAAGcctgaggaggaggaggaggtcgacgacaacgccgacgacgacgccgaccagtCGATGGACGTGGACGAAAAGGCCGCTGCTACGGGCAAGAAGAGgaaggcgggcgaggacgatgacgaggatgaagaggaggaggaggacgccgaggacccagccaaccccgacgacgcacaTGTCACCAAGAAGAAGCTTAAGGTCAACCCCGACGGTACCGTCGACTACGAGGACACTGTGCGACTCTTCGAGCCTGGCTACAGGGAGCGTTACTACAGGCAGAAGTTTGGCATCGAGCTCTCTGACAAGGAGTTCATCAGGCAGATCACCACCCACTACATGGAGGGTCTCTGCTGGGTGCTCGAGTACTACTACCAGGGTGTCCCTGCGTGGGATTGGTTCTACCCTTACCACTACGCTCCATTCGCGCAGGACTTTACCGACATCAAGGACATGGACATTAGCTTCAAGGTCAGCCAGCCGTTCACACCGTTCGCCCAGCTGCTTGGTGTCTTCCCTGCCGCCTCTCGCatccaccttcctcctcctctgcagGAGTTGATGATCAACGAGGACTCGCCGATTCTCGACTTCTACCCATCCGACTTTGAGATTGACATGAACGGCAAGAAGATGGCATGGCAGGGCGTGGCCCTCTTGCCCTTCATTGACCAAAAGCGTCTCCTTGACGCCCTGGGAAGCAAGGTCAACTTGCTGACAGATGACGAGAAGCGCCGCAACAAGTGGGGCGACAACGTCATGTTCATCGCCGAGGCAAACATGCTCTACGATCCTTTCTGCTCCCTCTACACGGTCAAGGCGCCGTCGGCA CCTGTTCCTGTTGACACCAAGCTCTCATATGGTGTGAGCGGCTCGGTGTTGGCTGACCCATCTTGTGTCCCCAACTCGACGCTCGAAACACCGATTCCTGGAATTGAGGAGTGTCCCGACCTGGAGAACAACAGCGCCATCTCTGTCCGCTACTACTTCCCCCGTCAGACGCACAGGCATCGCTCCGAGTTGTTACGAGGATACCGCCCGAAGGCGCCACGATTAACCGAGTCTGACAAGGACTTTGTTCGCCGTGGTGGCCAGGGAGGAGGTGGCCGTGGAGGGCGCCATGGGCCTGGCAACGGCTATTCGAATGACGGACccgggcgtggtggtgaccGTGGACCTCGCGGAGGCCGTAGTGACCACGGCCCCGTCCGGAATCTTCCCGGTGCGGACCGctttggtggtggtgccgggggttacggcggcggtggcggttACGGAGGCGGTGGACGCAACCCGTATGCTGCGCCTCCTGTCAACGCTTatggcggtggaggcggatACGGTGGAGGAAATGGTGGTAGCTATGGCGGTGGctacggcggtggtggatACGGCGGCTACGGCTCTGCCGGAGCCCGCAACCCGTACGCCGCTGCCCCACCCAACCCctacggcggtggtggtggcaggcCTAACCCTTACGGAGCGGCTCCATCAAGCTATGGCCAGCCTCCGTCTTCCTacggaggtggtggtggctatGGTGGTTACGGTGGTGCCCCAGCCCCTCGCggtggctacggcggcggcagcggtggctcGTACGGCGGCAGCTCTtatggcggcggccgtggcggcaacgctggcggaggaggccaaCATCGTCGCTACTAA
- the TVP38_0 gene encoding Golgi apparatus membrane protein TVP38, with protein sequence MSNSHRPNMTTFRGTIEAWVHKALKPYRKMSKKSKYTFWGIFAAHIIAVAIIMIITPKRIGHFFNGIAVKLQDMGWKGMLIMSLAVILSSHPPLFGFSGSMTLIGFAWGIWPGFLIASLAALAGAALSFLSVRVGVQLFDLPNAQLFFLDWMRRMGTGRNKQWEAFGHVMREKGWPLVAMIRWCPLPWAIGNGLFASIDGLEFWHFMLANVLYLPRLFIPVFIGSRLNSLTDDGPDNKPDPLRFILNMLSIGGSVLISIATGVWIYRLTLEQIRKLDNGEPGEGELAAEALESTALLGDFSDDEEVEELIPR encoded by the exons ATGTCAAACTCGCACCGACCCAACATGACAACATTCAGAGGCACAATAGAGGCTTGGGTGCACAAGGCGCTCAAGCCGTACAGGAAGATGAGCAAGAAGAGCAAG TACACGTTCTG GGGTATCTTTGCAGCGCACATCATCGCCGTGGCGATCATCATGATCATCACGCCGAAGCGCATCGGCCACTTCTTCAACGGCATCGCCGTCAAGCTCCAGGATATGGGCTGGAAGGGCATGCTCATCATGTCGCTCGCCGTCA TCCTCTCATCCCACCCGCCGCTCTTCGGCTTCTCGGGCTCGATGACGCTCATCGGCTTCGCGTGGGGCATCTGGCCTGGCTTCCTCatcgcgtcgctcgctgccctcgccggcgcagctCTCTCCTTCCTCTCCGTCAGAGTAGGTGTACAGTTGTTCGATTTACCTAACGCCCAGCTCTTCTTCCTGGACTGGATGCGCCGCATGGGCACGGGCAGGAACAAGCAGTGGGAGGCATTCGGACACGTCATGCGGGAGAAGGGTtggccgctcgtcgccatgaTCAGGTGGTGCCCGCTTCCCTGGGCCATTGGCAACGGACTGTTTGCG TCCATCGATGGTCTCGAGTTCTGGCACTTCATGCTCGCCAACGT CCTCTACCTCCCCCGCCTCTTCATCCCCGTCTTCATCGGCTCGCGCCTCAACTCGCTGACGGACGACGGGCCGGACAACAAGCCCGACCCGCTTCGCTTCATCCTCAACATGCTGTCCATCGGCGGCTCGGTACTCATCTCCATCGCCACGGGCGTGTGGATCTACCGCCTGACGCTGGAGCAGATTCGCAAGCTGGACAATGGCGAgccgggcgagggcgagcttgCGGCCGAGGCACTAGAGAGCACggccctgctcggcgacttcagcgacgacgaggaagtaGAGGAGCTTATCCCCCGCTAG
- the stx18 gene encoding Syntaxin-18, whose amino-acid sequence MVYIDQTGDFRSLIAEGSKKAAATPGAGPSKSRKPLAPKQDDRFLKEAYQIYGHLSELQRTLKAIRKPYLSTDVPPPLSRRARNDGGDELKRYEGSKYLSERERDEIDVRTKMILRRCRERVGDLEAEEKARQAKTAPPASALFQLLPSLAPVAVDTSEPLLTAHRSSIIWTLTNLLAKLSATQADMQEERAKRREERSRTLGGGATREIASLQVGADLAKGKNAVRTVAPAALPIIPTDEAPIEQQLSAAQLQQFESENSTLLNEMESQLNSVLAAEKSLLEISAMQTELVRHLVQQTEITDRLYDEAVGSVAEMGKANQQLKKAKERSGEARLFLLVFLFGASFALLFLNWYA is encoded by the exons ATGGTCTACATTGACCAGACGGGCGACTTTCGCTCCCTCATCGCCGAGGGATCCAAAAAGGCCGCTGCGACACCCGGCGCTGGGCCATCCAAGTCGCGGAAACCACTCGCACCAAAGCAGGACGACAGGTTCCTCAAAGAGGCGTACCAGATT TACGGCCACCTGTCCGAGCTCCAGCGCACCCTCAAGGCCATCCGCAAGCCGTACCTCTCCACCGACGTCCCGCCGCCACTgtcccgccgcgcgcgcaacgatggcggcgatgagctcAAGCGGTATGAGGGGTCCAAGTACCTTTCTGAgcgggagcgcgacgagatcGACGTGCGCACCAAGATGATCCTGCGGCGAtgtcgcgagcgcgtcggcgaccttgagGCAGAAGAGAAGG CCCGACAAGCCAAGACGGCACCACCGGCCTCGGCTCTCTTCCAGCTCCTCCCATCGCTAGCACCAGTGGCGGTCGACACGTCCGAGCCCCTGCTGACCGCACATCGGTCGAGCATCATCTGGACCCTGACAAACTTGCTCGCCAAGCTGTCGGCCACGCAGGCAGACAtgcaggaggagcgcgccaagcGGCGGGAGGAGAGGAGCCGGACGctaggcggcggcgcaacgCGCGAGATTGCGTCGCTGCAGGTCGGTGCCGACCTGGCAAAGGGCAAGAACGCGGTGCGGACCGTCGCACCGGCCGCCCTGCCGATCATACCGACCGACGAGGCGCCGATCGAGCAGCAGCTGTCTGCCGCCCAGCTGCAGCAGTTTGAGTCGGAGAACTCGACGCTCCTCAACGAGATGGAGAGCCAGCTCAACTCtgtcctcgcggccgagaagAGCCTGCTCGAGATCAGCGCCATGCAGACCGAGCTCGTgcgccacctcgtccagcAGACCGAGATCACGGACCGCCTGTACGATGAGGCCGTGGGCAGCGTCGCCGAGATGGGCAAGGCCAACCAGcagctcaagaaggccaaggagcgcaGCGGGGAGGCAAGGCTCTTCTTGCTAGTCTTCCTCTTTGGTGCGAGCTTTGCGCTGCTGTTCCTCAACTGGTACGCATAG